TACACTAAATCCAatcattttttatcatatctatatttatttcattttatttatcttattattattactattatcacGGACTTGTTCGGTCCAAATTTACATTTCAAGTCAAATACACACCGGATTTTCTGCCAAAATCTAAAGCAAGCGTGTTCATcgagtaaataaatttttattgagcCTAAAATTAGTGTATAAATCCCGCCATTGGTTAAATTCGACATTTATCACGGTTGGATTTGGTTAAATTGTACATGTTagttttgtgtaatttttttttaatccaatccAAACCAATGAATTGAGTTAATTAGgtatacatatttaaaaatatttttttattttgtaccaaaaaattagaataatcatttgtttttacctaaaactttataattatataatgacTAAATGTActcaaaagaaatcaaattttgatCATATTTAACTAATAGAATAAATGATTTCAATGCTAATacgatattttaattttagataaaaataaagtattatattaacataaaaaaacataaacaaaatcatgaaagagataaaaacaacaacttaaaaaaatcatatgtgatttaatttaataaattatatgagttaaaaattaaggtgttttatatttaataattaatttatatataataataaatttaattatatgatatagGTTGGAtcgagttaaaaaaaaaatatttcttaacttttttatgATTTGATCTTAATTGAGATAGATCTAATACATCAAAAATCTAACTTTGTATATTTGGACCTGAACTCCCGAATATCCCTAAAATCCTATATAGATGTATCTCGAAATGATTGATATTAATACAGTACAAACTAGCCTTGATAACATAGGATTATttagtttgagaaaatattttctattttcattttctgaaaataatttttatttttaaatgtcacCGTGTTTTCAATTGAGTTGTTGACGTTCTAGTCAAAATTCCAAAAACgtcaatttttattgttttcaaaattccattgttttttaaaatcattttgaaaatttgaactatacatatttttaaccttgttttctattttcgGAGAAAATGGAAATAGAAAATCGGCAAACTAAAACAACCCTATAACTCCACATTTTCAGAACAACTGCATGGTACTGGAATGCAATTCAATGCAATCTAGGTAGTGGAATTTGACCCCCAAAACTTATTATATCATTTaaccaaagttgaaaaaaaaaatactcattaacCTTTTTGTCATGCTTCATTAATTTTGAGAATTTGCGTGGTAAGGAGGGTTACATGGTGTTGAATTTGGACCTTCAAAAGGCGTATGATAAGGTGGAATGGGATTTTACTCTTGATACCCTCAGCAAGGTTGGTATTCCGCCTTGGATGGCTAATGCCATTCATGTTCATATGTCTTCCACATTTATGGCGATTAATTGGAATGGTATTCCCTTTGATTCTTTCACCCCCATGTGTGGGAGAAGATAGGGGGACCCGTTCTCTCCCTATATATTTGTGTTGTGTATTCAGAGATTGGCACATCTCATCCAAGATTCAGTTCAGAATGGTAACTCGCATCCATTCTCGGTGGGTTAATGTCTCACACTTATTCTTTGCGGATGATCTGATTTTGGTGGCTGAAGCTTCAGTGTAGCAGCTGGGGAAGTCAACCAGATATTAAACCCTTTTGCTAATGCATCTAGCCAGAAGATCAACATGAGCAAATCAAAGGTTCTCTTCTCAACTAATGTCTCATAAGCTAAGGTGAGGGAGCTTAGTCAACAGCTTCAGGTGACTATTACTAATAATCTTGATTCCTATTTGGGTTTCCTAGTATAGGATCATAAGAGAAATGAGTAGCTGTTTAAACCCCATATTAGAAATATCTGGCGAAAAATTACTAGCTGGAAAGCTAAGATCCTATCCACGACTGGCAGGGTAACTTTGGCACAAGCTTGCTTGTTTAATATTCCTGCATAGGTGCTTCAAGCGTCCAAGTTGCCAGTCTTGGTGTGTAAAGACATTGAGAAAATTTGCAAAGATTTCATTTGGGGTAGTGATGTGAACCTCAAGAAGACACATGTTATCTCTTGGGAGTCTATATGTCAACCTAAAGACAAAATAGGTCGATTAAATTCAAACATATATTTCTTGAGCCTAATCTAGCTCGACAAGGTCATAGTAGCCCAAATAAATTAAACCCAATTCTATTTAGTCAATATCTTTTTAGTCTAACTTGACTCCATTGGCAGACCAACAACGAGTTAAGTGTATGTTTGATTCTGTGTTACTATCCATTAAACATGCGTTCATCTCAGTCAAACATGGGTTATGTTGTTGAACGAGATGTTTAAGTAATTCCTTTTACGTGATTTTGTTTAAAACATGTGCATCTCCTTTAACGCTACTCTGAGTAGCTTATATAGATCCGACAAAATCGATTTtcgttgaatattttttttctgatttccAATTTTGTCCCTCTTTCACCTACCCATTCTCAATCGCGTGCGTCTCATGGGAAGGAAAAGTTGAGCAGAAACACACTCACCACGTGTAATAAAAAGAGTACGAGCAACGAACTACACAAGACTTGAAAGCCTTGTAAAGAGCTTTAGATTTTAGAATCAAAACACAAGACTTTAGCTTtagatcaattttttatatttattatctaaaacaaaaatatattaatatataatcaaGACTCAAACTGGCACAAGTGTCTATTCCAAGTTGGATATTAGAATTTTCCTTTGTCCACCAAAGAGCATGCCATGTGGAGTGGTGATAGTTTTGGAGCCTCAAATATAGATGGTGCATAGGTGGACATAAAAAGCAATGAAAACTCTGGCAGCCCTTTGGATTTTGGCCACACATCTCTGATCACTCTATAGACCACTTCgttgatctatcattcttcaTCAACCAACCAGCCTCCAAAGTCAGTGAAtagtgagtgagtgagtagCAGCTAGCAATGGAAATTACTGCCATGGCTTCTTCAGCTACTCCTCCACGACCTTCTCTTCCAACTCCTTCCACTTCTCCACACACAGTAGTCACCACCACCTTTAGCAAACCTCAACTCAGACGCTCTCACATAGCACTACCAACTTCAACCACCATTTCATTGCTCGCTCTCTTCGCCCCTCCAAACGAAGCCAAAGCCGCTGTCAGCATCGCCAAGGACCAGATTGTCTCTTCTCTCACCCAAGTAATTCTAACAAATTCCACGCATACCCATTAGCCAGAAGgaatataatttcatttatttatttattttagaaaaaaattctaaatttatttataggtgGAGAAAACGCTGGATCAGGTTCAGGAAATGGGTTCGGGTGTGCTGGACACGGCACAGCGTGTTGCTGAAGTGATAGGGAACGCTTTGAAGCCTGGCATCGAAACGGCGTTGCCGATAGTGCAGCAGGCTGGAGAAGAGGCCTTGAAAATTGCTTCCCCTGCCATCTCCGAAGCTTCCAAGAAGGCCCAAGAAGCACTCCAAAGCTCCGGTGTTGATACTGAACCTGTTATCACTGCTGCTAAGGTTTTATTCCTCAACTTTCTCTTTCTACTTTATTTGAGCCCAATTTCTGTGGTTAAGCTTTGTTTCATAGGAACATTTGTTGTATGATTGTATCCGCACTAACTGAACTATAGATATTTGCATTGTTGATGtgtactaaataattttttgggaTGCAAAAGCATTCCCCTTTTGTGGTTTTAGTGGTTGGAAAATGGAAACCAATCATGGGTTTTGAGGTCCATTTTTCTACTTTTAGTTGTGCCTGCCAATTACACCCTAATAAGTTTGGATaaaccattattattatttttttaattttactctcCTAAAATGAAGAGATGCATTTCAGAGGATAATGGgtttaatttctatacaatTCGAACctataaaaaatcatgatacatatgacttttaagataagtaaaaatcaataaacttaaGCTAATgacaatttgtaattaaattacaatGTAAATATCCTTTACACTGTCGCTGTATAaactatttacttttttttattcgttATATACTTATATCTTATATGTGtgcattttattataattttaacaattgaTTTAATCAATAGTTATAACTGAGGCTTTGTAGAACAATTGAACTTGCGTAGGCCAAGTACCCAATAAAAGACTTGTCTCAACTTTCAGAAAGTTTTCACCATTTTGGTAATTTGCTTGACATTTGAAGAACCAAGTTTATCAACTTGATCAGGATACTCTCTTTGATTTCAGACAGTGGCAGATGCTGCACAACAAACAACCAAGGTGATTGAAGTTGCCAAGCCAATAGCTTCCTCAACCGTCGAAACCATATCTTCTTCAGACCCTACTGTGATTGCTGGAACAGCAGGAGCACTATTTGTTGCTTACCTCCTAATTCCTCCTATCGGGTCTGTCATCTTGTCTAATCTTCGTGGTTACAAAGGTACCTTAGacatgatttgatgcaaattacCGTGTTTCTATGGTTGAACAAAACTGTTTCATATTGATGAATTTTGAATCCCCACAACCTCATTATGGAGTAActaatgttagtttttgttttatctttctttaACCGAGTCTAACACTTCTGCTTCTATTACTTTGTAGGAGACCTAACTCCTGCTCAAGCCCTTGATTTGATATCTACACAGAACTACGTTTTGATTGATATTAGGTCAGAGAAAGATAAGGACAGGGCTGGTATCCCTCGCCTTCCCTCTAATGCTAAAAACAGGATGGCTGCCATTCCGTAAGTGTTACTCATACTAAGGAGTTCTCTCATTTAGTTTatctaaaagttaattttaactcatGCAGAAATTAGTTTTAGCTTAGAagacaaatttatttcattttaccttcttattttcttcgtCAATAAGTATTTGTGGAAAAATTTAAATCAGGGTCTAAAACTTTAGCTTTTGAGTTATTTCCTTATCTACTACCAAGCACTTActaggacaaaaaaataatcaaaactcTATCATGATACACCCACTATCACTTGTTGTGGCCTTTCAGTTTGGAAGAACTGCAAAGCAAGCTCAGGGGGCAGGTCAAGAATGTTAAGAAATTGGAAGCTGAAATAGTCGCTTTGAAGATTTCATATCTCAAGAAAATCAACAAAGGCACCAATGTTGTGATCTTGGACTCGTGAGTTCCCTTCCATGTCTACCCTATTTTAACCATCCAAGTTTGcttttcatcattttcacttTGTGGTGGATTCTGTTCTTCTTCATATCAACTTATATCCTTTTGTGATAATATTAGGTACTCGGACGTAGCAAAAACAGTTGGAAGAACGCTAACCAGCCTTGGCTTTAAGAACACATGGATTGTTGCTGATGGATTCTCTGGGAACAAAGGGTGGTTGCAGAGTAGATTAGGAACAGATTCGTATAACTTCTCGTTTGCAGAGGTGCTGTCACCGTCTAGGGTCATCCCTGCGGCTGTGAGAAGTTTTGGCACAACCAGCCAATCTAGCACGAAGCTTCTTCCTGGGGCTGACTAACTTTTTTCTGTTCTAAAATCTTGTGCAAATAGAAATTCACTCTTGTGCATGCTTGAGTCatccaatatatttattttgattatttcccATAATTATTTCATCAATGTCTAAGTCTTTTATTTCCAACCTTTTTCCCTCTGTGGGTGTTTTGAGTGGCTACGGCTACGTGGTCTTCCCCTAAGTTGCAACGACTGTGGAGAATGCCAAAAGGTTGAAGTTGATGATGTTTAAGTGGGtgtgtgtttgatttaaaaCTGGAAGGTTTCCAAACAGCCGTTGAATCAAAAGCTTCAAATTCTTAATTCTCACAAGACATATATAAGAATGTGTGTCCGTTCAATCTAATATTAAACCAAGGGGTTGGAGTTGAAATCCCAACTGTACCACTTTGTGTATTTGAGGAATGGTTGATTGATGACTTGATTGCGAATGAGAGGATATTTAGAAATGTAGTTTAATTGAAATCTAAAACACTAAAATGGTGATGAGTTTTCGGAGGCAGAGTAACTTAATTAGTCTAATTGAAATGCAGGCGAGTTGGAAGTTGAGTTTATGATGTAATAGCAGCCTTTGCCTTGTTCGAGGCAACTGCTTTTAACTAATAGTTCCAGGGTCTCTACCCCTCGTATGATTTTTTATGTAAGCCTTGTGTCCCATtgcaataattaaaagaaattaattgtaTGTGCATTTGAAGATAAAACATCTAAAAGGTCATGTTTACTAGAGTGataagaaagaaatatttttttaagattaaaattttaaaattactataatATCTCTATAAGAAATTAACTAAAAGAGAAGAAACAATCTTTTTTGtcctaaattaatattttttttgtacgtGGAGCTAGTTCATTCTAGAAAAAATAAGTGAGTATGTTAACAAAAGTGAATTACAATGGtactatttattttcatataattaaaattcatacaaattaattttttaacatacaaattatttcaattgtattttttcttataaaatggttaaaaaatcctaaattaattaagtgtatttttttatcaagaaaaaaatgtaattaaaaataatggaagACTCATAGCCAAAACCTGCAACAGATCTAACCAAAAACGCAATAGAACTATCAACCTACAATCAGAGCCCGATTTGAAACCCCGAAACATCCCGTTGCCGCTACGCAATCCGCCGCAGGACCTCCTAGCACCGCTTTCTGTCCACCGTCGCGAACCCTGAACCGCAACCTCTTACTCTTCGCACCACCGCAAGTCCATACTCCTTTCTTTCTCGTTTTGTTGTTCCCGACGCACCATGTGCTACTGGTTTTGCTTTAATTTGGGATGAATGAAGTAGAGTAAAACAAAGATAGTGGcgatgttaaaataattattccagAATTTAAATGTTAAGAGAATACCAAATTTTTaaacgaaaaaataaaaaaataactaattgatatattttgaaaatataaataataaaactaaaatggcGACAAatcaataagaaaatatatttagtaataATCAAACAGTACTACATTAAAGAGattaaacataatatataattttgttaagaaATAAGGAGGTTTGTTGTAGTTTGCGCACGGGTGCGTAGTGCGTACCCTAGCAGGAAGTGGATTACAAGTATTCTGTTATCGttattcctcttcttcttcttattgctCCACCCTGCCTGGTGGAACCAAACGAAGAAGACGTTCGGTTTTCCCTCTGCTTTTCGAACTTTCCATCGACTCCACCATGCTATTCAATTAGGGTTAGGAATTAGGGCTTCTTCTTGTTTTCGCTCCGTTAATTTCAACAACGGCCAACATGGTTGTTCTCTCGCTTTCATCTCCCAGCCTCTCCACCGCTCTCCTCGCAAAGAAGCTGTACGCtgccactctctctctctctctctgtttccTTTGCGCGATTggctttaattttcaaatttatctgTGTTTGATTTTATTCTATTTGTTTCGGTTTCGTCCATAACCCATAAATTTGGGTTTCTTTAGGCCTCCCCGAGAACACACGGTGAAGCTAGCGACCTTTCGCAACAATTCATTTCGCTTTAGATGCGCGGTGGACACGCCCTATGGAGGTATCACCTCAAGCCTCtcaaatttattcatttaattaaacaCCCAACTCTATCAAttgtataacatttttttcctattaataAGATAGTCGCGAGCTGGTAAATTTGCTTTCTTAGTTAGGTTTCGCTATTGTACATCATAATGTGTTTGTTTATTCACTGGGTTGTTTAGGCTTCAATTCAGTTGTCCACTCTTTTAGTTTTCTAGTCCTTGCTTAAGcttctgatttttttattttttatttttagcttaaGCCAGGTTCCCTTTTGTGCATAAGTAAAAGGAAAATCCAAGGTAGGCTTTGCTTTGCTTTGGTAGGGAAATGGGAATTTGAGATGGATTGTATTCCTATTTATAGGACTTCCAATAACAAGTCATCCTCTGTTCTCCCCTCTCCTCTCTTCCCCTTCAGATGTAACTGTTATACTCGAACTTTGACATTTAATATGAATTAATACAGTTTTCctttttcaatatattaattactaaAATGTTTGGAATTTTCAGCAATGTTCCTGAACTATTTCAGATGTATTACTGTTTTCTGACTAAATACATGgtgagaaataaagaaaagtaaTGAATGTCACTGTTAATTGATCTGGCAAAAGCCCAAGTTAAGGTGGACGGCACTTATAGAAACATTCACCAGAAACTTCATCTCTAAAGGTTGAGGTGAGACACAATGGTTGGGAAATAAGGTAGTGTtgattcaccaaaaaaataaacactacaGTTTCATTGTCTATGAGTTTTTGTGGGATGTAACTGTCTCTCTGTTTAAGGGGAGCTTGGTCGTCTTGATTAGATGGGGTGGGGCATATAGGTATGAGTATTCAGTCAGGCTTGAGTCGATTAGATACATAAATATTTCTGTCTCAACTCTTGAGAGATATCTTTTGCACCTAGTAGTAAAACTTTGGCTCTAGAACTTGATCCAATGTACTGCATGCCTTTACTAAGTACTATTCCCCTTCTTATAGCTAGTTGAATGATTTGAAAAGGTCTGATAACTTTTAGGTCATTGGTCATTGTCTGACAGCTGAAGTTTAACTGAACTGGATCATGATTCATATTAATTCGTAAAGTCTGCATTTGTGCtacttagtttatttttatgtttattattttccaCCTTGTGGATTAAACTATTGTTATGTGTATTTATATGTAATTCTTCTCTGCCCGCAGGGAATGCCCAAAAATTCCCTCGAATCAATGTCTGGAATCCTTACCGACGCCTTGGTATTAGCCCTGATGCCTCTGAAGAAGAAATCTGGGGATCAAGAAATTTTCTGTTGCAACAATATTCTGGGCACGAGAGGAGTGAAGAATCAATAGAAGcagcttttgaaaaaatattgatggCAAGTTTCGTACAGAggaggaaaacaaaaattaatttgaaaagcaAGTTGAAAAAGAAAGTAGAAGAGTCTCCACCATGGGTGAAGAACTTGCTAAGCTTTGTTGAACTTCCACCAACTGAAGTTATCCTCAGAAGATTGTTTCTCTTTGGCTTCATGGGTGGCTGGAGTATTATGAATTCTGCTGAAACTGGACCTGCTTTTCAGGTTTGCTCTGAATTTCTTATGTTTTTCACTTCTCTGTGGTGTATAATCAAatgcataattattttagaataaaactgtattttatttttcaaaaagaaaaaaaactttgtaGGTGTCATTTTCTATAAGAACATATGGATTGTGACaaccataaattttaaaagagaaccaaattatttaatcaatagGCATGTATTAACAGAGTTTTTCTCCTTACTGCTTGATTAAGTCAACTACCAATCTCTAGATTATACCCTTCACCCTTGCTTGAAAGGCTATAGGATGCCTGGTATACACAAGGTATGTCTTTGACTATCGTCAAAGGTTGCTTAGTAATTTCAGATTATGTCTTCTGCCTACCGGACTTTCAGGTTATGGTGTTTAGTACTTTAACCATCAAgcataattttattcttaatttgcaGCTTGGCCATTCCCATATTTAAGGTTTTCAGTATTTTCAATAAAGTGTCAATATTGTCTTTTTTGGTCTAAAACCCTGAGTATTATAAGTAGTCACTTTGGGTCCCAACTAATTCAAATAGAATCAGGTGGGGGCCCATTTAAGCGACACTGTGCTCCTTCTGTGTGCGTGCATACCCATTCATAAAAGACTTGAACTTGAGATTTTGCTTTCTACTTGGATCAATCAACTTCGGTAATATTACCATTGTCAATGCATGTCTACTTATCCTTTCATTTTTTCACAAGTGTTTTAAGACATATTAAGGTGATTATGTTCTACAAGATACATGTAATCAGGGAACATTACTGAAGACTTGAAGTAGTTGCATTGCTGTGCCTGtctctcctcttcctcctcttcctGCTTCCTTTGTGGCATGAATAGTTGCTTGTTGACTGAACTATTGTTTTGCTACAGGTGGCAATCTCTTTGGCTGCTTGCATATATTTTCTCAACGAAAAGACAAAGAGCTTGGCTAGAGCATTCATTATTGGGTAAGTGGTGTAACTTAATTCAACTTATGTTTTTCCTCTGATTTTTTACTATTCGCCATCACCGTCtacattgttttatttttgcactGTTATAGGTTTGGAGCTCTAGTGGCTGGATGGGTCTCTGGTTCATTGCTGGTACCTAATATTCCATCTATGTTGCTGCGGCCAACTTGGACACTTGAACTCTTAACGTCATTGGTAGTTTATTTGTTCTTGTTCGTTGCTTGTACTTTTCTTAAGTGAAGTGGAAACTATTCTTTCAACGTTATAGTCGGTGATGAGTTTATAGGtgatcaaacaatttttttgtttttgttgttgtagcGAGCCAAATTGTTTAGTGTCgtctttttttatgaaaac
This genomic interval from Glycine max cultivar Williams 82 chromosome 5, Glycine_max_v4.0, whole genome shotgun sequence contains the following:
- the LOC100806845 gene encoding calcium sensing receptor, chloroplastic isoform X1; the protein is MEITAMASSATPPRPSLPTPSTSPHTVVTTTFSKPQLRRSHIALPTSTTISLLALFAPPNEAKAAVSIAKDQIVSSLTQVEKTLDQVQEMGSGVLDTAQRVAEVIGNALKPGIETALPIVQQAGEEALKIASPAISEASKKAQEALQSSGVDTEPVITAAKTVADAAQQTTKVIEVAKPIASSTVETISSSDPTVIAGTAGALFVAYLLIPPIGSVILSNLRGYKGDLTPAQALDLISTQNYVLIDIRSEKDKDRAGIPRLPSNAKNRMAAIPLEELQSKLRGQVKNVKKLEAEIVALKISYLKKINKGTNVVILDSYSDVAKTVGRTLTSLGFKNTWIVADGFSGNKGWLQSRLGTDSYNFSFAEVLSPSRVIPAAVRSFGTTSQSSTKLLPGAD
- the LOC100806845 gene encoding calcium sensing receptor, chloroplastic isoform X2; protein product: MEITAMASSATPPRPSLPTPSTSPHTVVTTTFSKPQLRRSHIALPTSTTISLLALFAPPNEAKAAVSIAKDQIVSSLTQVQEMGSGVLDTAQRVAEVIGNALKPGIETALPIVQQAGEEALKIASPAISEASKKAQEALQSSGVDTEPVITAAKTVADAAQQTTKVIEVAKPIASSTVETISSSDPTVIAGTAGALFVAYLLIPPIGSVILSNLRGYKGDLTPAQALDLISTQNYVLIDIRSEKDKDRAGIPRLPSNAKNRMAAIPLEELQSKLRGQVKNVKKLEAEIVALKISYLKKINKGTNVVILDSYSDVAKTVGRTLTSLGFKNTWIVADGFSGNKGWLQSRLGTDSYNFSFAEVLSPSRVIPAAVRSFGTTSQSSTKLLPGAD
- the LOC100806315 gene encoding cell growth defect factor 1-like protein: MVVLSLSSPSLSTALLAKKLPPREHTVKLATFRNNSFRFRCAVDTPYGGNAQKFPRINVWNPYRRLGISPDASEEEIWGSRNFLLQQYSGHERSEESIEAAFEKILMASFVQRRKTKINLKSKLKKKVEESPPWVKNLLSFVELPPTEVILRRLFLFGFMGGWSIMNSAETGPAFQVAISLAACIYFLNEKTKSLARAFIIGFGALVAGWVSGSLLVPNIPSMLLRPTWTLELLTSLVVYLFLFVACTFLK